A stretch of Brassica napus cultivar Da-Ae chromosome C6, Da-Ae, whole genome shotgun sequence DNA encodes these proteins:
- the LOC106402597 gene encoding arabinogalactan protein 21 produces MEAMKMMVVFMVVAVAFSAIGQATAATVEAPAPSPTSDAAMFVPALFASVVALASGLLF; encoded by the coding sequence ATGGAGGCAATGAAGATGATGGTTGTTTTCATGGTCGTTGCGGTGGCTTTCTCAGCCATAGGACAAGCGACGGCCGCCACCGTGGAAGCTCCGGCTCCAAGCCCAACTTCTGATGCTGCCATGTTCGTGCCGGCATTGTTTGCATCTGTTGTCGCTTTGGCATCTGGTCTTCTCTTTTGA
- the LOC106402522 gene encoding uncharacterized protein LOC106402522, protein MEEVKGQRGNGTSDADFVLQWGERKRVRCMKVKKDQSRKSSYSLTKRKLISRAVSSDRGSPSRHLNRPNKMVESPGNVRRSFVASPEKEDRYYTTRGSMGTDESGKIIKEAVKETKTHVWPKLFINLSNKEKEEDFLAMKGCKLPQRPKKRAKLVQKTLLLVSPGTWLSDLCKERYEVREKKTSKKRPRGLKAMGSMESDSE, encoded by the exons ATGGAAGAAGTGAAGGGACAAAGAGgaaatggaacctcagatgCTGATTTTGTGTTGCAATGGGGGGAGAGAAAAAGAGTTAGATGCATGAAAGTCAAGAAAGATCAAAGCCGCAAGTCATCTTATTCTTTGACTAAGCGCAAACTCATTTCTCGAGCTGTTTCTTCTGATAGAGGCTCTCCTTCTCGCCATCTTAACCGTCCAAACAA GATGGTAGAGTCTCCAGGTAATGTGAGGAGATCGTTTGTGGCATCCCCTGAGAAGGAAGATAGATACTACACAACGAGGGGTTCTATGGGTACAGATGAGAGTGGGAAAATTATAAAGGAAGCTGTGAAGGAAACGAAGACGCATGTGTGGCCAAAGCTGTTTATAAATTTGTCAAataaagagaaggaagaagatttCTTGGCTATGAAAGGGTGTAAGCTTCCTCAAAGGCCCAAGAAACGAGCCAAATTGGTTCAGAAGACATTGCTT CTGGTGAGTCCAGGTACTTGGTTATCAGATCTGTGCAAAGAGAGGTATGAAGtaagagagaagaagacttCAAAAAAG CGGCCAAGAGGACTGAAGGCAATGGGGAGCATGGAAAGCGATTCAGAGTGA